The genomic region TATTTGTGGAGTGAAGTGTCTCCAGACGAAGCCGCGGTTCACATTGGAACAAGCCGCTTAAACAGCGGGAGATGGACTTCGCGGCATGACCATGACTTTTTTGAATGTTTCTGGTGTCTTGAGGGACGCGGTGCCTACTGGCTGAATGGCGAGGAAATTGAATTGCGCCGCGGCGACTTTTGGCTGGTTCGGTCCACAGACGTCCATGCTTTCCTAGCCCGTGGGACTGATCCCCTAGTCTTCACTAATGTTGCTGTCAGTGCAGCGGTCTTTGAGCGGGCGAATTATCTCGATCGCTCGGTCCACGCGTTGTGGCATGGTGAGCGTCGCCATGTCATTGGTGGGTCTGAAGTGACGTCTCTGGACACTTTAGTTCAAGAGGTCGCAGCAAGTAGCCGCGATGCCCTTGATGCGCTATTCTTTCTTATCGGTCTGTTAAGGATAGTGCGTCGACCTTTGGCCTTTAGTAGGAAGTCTGGCATGCCCCGTAGGCTCGAGGAGGCTTTGGTCGTTGGTCGCAGTCCAGAGCATTTAAGGGGCGGTCTAGTCCGGTTGCGCCAATTGTCTGGATACTCAGCGGAACACCTAAGTCGCGTGTTTCGGAAGCACCTGAAAATAACCCCTACCGAATGGTTGAATCGCGAGAGAATCCTACATGCTCGACGTTTGCTCGAAGCAACCTCGCTAAGCGTCCTAGAGATTTCTTTGGAATGTGGGTTTGAGAGCGCCAGTCATTTTCATAACGAGTTCCGCAAGCGCGTGAAACAGACACCCAGGCGTTACCGAACCCGCTTGCTGGAAGTCTCCGGCCTAGCCAGCGAGCGTTCTGATAATCTCGACAATGGGTAAGAAAAGGGCAATCACGATGAAGCCTACTACGACCGCAAGAAAAACGATCATTATCGGCTCGATAATGGAGGTTACCGCATCCACAGCATTGTCTAAATCCTTGTCATAATTATCAGCGATCCGATTGAGCATTTCGGCTAGATCCCCCGTCTCTTCTCCGACGTCTACCATAGAAGTGACCATCGTAGGAAATACGCTTTCGCGATCCATCTGAACCGAAAGTTGTTCACCATCACGAACGGCGTTGTGGATGCGATCGATCGCTTTTTCATAGATGCCGTTTCCCACGATTTCGCGTGTGATGTTGAGCGCTTCAAGTATGGGCACCCCACTCGACATGAGGGTGCCAAAGGTTCGCGTGAAACGGCTGATTACCGCCTTGGTGGCTAAGTCCCCGATTTTCGGAAGTTTTAGGGACAGACTGTCGATCACCGCTTTT from Opitutales bacterium harbors:
- a CDS encoding helix-turn-helix domain-containing protein, yielding MKRYLWSEVSPDEAAVHIGTSRLNSGRWTSRHDHDFFECFWCLEGRGAYWLNGEEIELRRGDFWLVRSTDVHAFLARGTDPLVFTNVAVSAAVFERANYLDRSVHALWHGERRHVIGGSEVTSLDTLVQEVAASSRDALDALFFLIGLLRIVRRPLAFSRKSGMPRRLEEALVVGRSPEHLRGGLVRLRQLSGYSAEHLSRVFRKHLKITPTEWLNRERILHARRLLEATSLSVLEISLECGFESASHFHNEFRKRVKQTPRRYRTRLLEVSGLASERSDNLDNG